From a region of the Deltaproteobacteria bacterium genome:
- a CDS encoding VOC family protein, whose translation MATIPRVSFSHIGIYVRDLDAMVAFYTRLFGLRVTDRGQLRIPGEPQIVFLSGDPREHHQVALVSGRGDGPSTVNQLSFDVASLADLRNLHAELERAGIGPTFAINHGVSWSVYTHDPEGNMIELYVHSPWYVPQPVVDPLDLSLSDDEIRRGTEAAYRDRPGFRPIAQWRDEFARAVAESK comes from the coding sequence ATGGCAACAATTCCCCGCGTCTCATTCAGTCACATCGGCATCTACGTCCGCGACCTCGACGCGATGGTCGCCTTTTACACGCGCCTGTTTGGCTTGCGCGTGACCGATCGCGGCCAACTGCGGATTCCGGGCGAGCCGCAGATCGTGTTTCTCAGCGGCGATCCGCGCGAGCATCATCAGGTCGCGCTGGTCAGCGGCCGCGGCGATGGTCCGTCGACCGTGAACCAACTCTCCTTCGATGTCGCCTCGCTCGCCGATTTGCGGAACCTGCACGCGGAACTCGAGCGCGCGGGGATCGGGCCGACGTTCGCGATCAATCACGGCGTCAGTTGGTCGGTGTACACGCATGATCCCGAGGGCAACATGATCGAACTGTACGTCCACAGCCCGTGGTATGTGCCACAACCGGTCGTCGATCCGCTCGATCTGTCGCTATCCGATGACGAGATCCGCCGCGGCACCGAGGCCGCGTATCGCGATCGTCCGGGCTTTCGGCCGATCGCCCAGTGGCGCGACGAGTTTGCGCGCGCCGTCGCTGAGTCGAAGTAG
- a CDS encoding FAD-dependent monooxygenase, protein MKYDAEVIVIGAGPAGCAAAIPLVQAGHDVLVLERKATEDGEDITSGELLAPQTQFECAQLGIDLSAAWLLDRVHGVRNVYPDLSWTYHAFPDGMSYVQVDRGGFNAALRTRLVEVGGRLVWGVRVSDVAIQPDAAVVRTTDGGEYTAPLLIDAGGRHSPALRSLGLKSEDPEFSQIGVAVFFESFADTPLHTWDRHFYGHHGAMISGSRIRPGLYRYILETDLADKQATRLKPVEFYESVAKQHDPWICERIMREPRIGDVWAMAPIGYRVAEVARDRLLLAGDAAGYLAPLTGQGIEFAMRMGRLAAGAAQRAFAQRDFSAATFAAYVEGRADECGTAVTYLRHLLHHLRDRDALLRAASDDDLRLQIFGPIAAVVSDRGSLLKECHQ, encoded by the coding sequence ATGAAGTACGACGCGGAGGTCATCGTCATCGGCGCCGGCCCCGCCGGCTGCGCCGCCGCCATTCCGCTGGTGCAGGCGGGCCACGACGTGCTGGTGCTCGAACGCAAAGCCACCGAAGACGGAGAGGACATCACTTCGGGTGAATTGCTCGCACCGCAGACGCAGTTCGAGTGCGCGCAGCTCGGCATCGATCTGAGCGCGGCGTGGCTGCTCGACCGTGTTCACGGCGTGCGCAACGTCTATCCGGATCTGTCGTGGACCTATCACGCGTTCCCCGACGGCATGTCGTATGTGCAAGTCGACCGCGGCGGCTTCAATGCGGCCTTGCGCACCCGGCTGGTCGAGGTCGGCGGTCGCTTGGTCTGGGGTGTCCGCGTCTCCGACGTGGCCATCCAACCTGATGCCGCCGTGGTCCGCACCACCGATGGCGGCGAGTACACCGCGCCGCTGTTGATTGACGCCGGCGGCCGCCACTCCCCTGCCCTGCGCAGCCTCGGCCTCAAGTCCGAGGATCCGGAATTCAGCCAGATCGGCGTCGCGGTGTTCTTCGAGTCGTTCGCCGACACGCCGCTGCACACATGGGACCGCCACTTCTACGGGCATCACGGCGCGATGATCAGCGGCTCGCGCATCCGCCCCGGACTCTATCGCTACATTCTCGAAACCGACCTCGCCGACAAACAAGCCACGCGGCTCAAGCCGGTCGAGTTTTACGAATCGGTTGCCAAGCAACACGACCCTTGGATCTGCGAGCGCATCATGCGCGAGCCGCGCATTGGCGACGTGTGGGCGATGGCGCCGATCGGCTATCGCGTCGCCGAGGTCGCGCGCGATCGCCTGTTGCTCGCCGGCGACGCCGCCGGCTACCTGGCGCCGCTAACCGGCCAAGGCATCGAGTTCGCCATGCGCATGGGTCGCCTGGCGGCGGGCGCTGCGCAGCGAGCGTTCGCGCAACGCGACTTCTCCGCAGCGACCTTCGCCGCGTACGTCGAGGGTCGCGCCGACGAGTGCGGGACCGCGGTGACGTACCTGCGCCACCTGCTGCACCATCTGCGCGATCGCGACGCGCTGCTGCGCGCCGCCAGCGACGACGACCTCCGCCTTCAGATCTTCGGCCCGATCGCCGCGGTAGTCAGCGATCGCGGCTCGTTGCTGAAGGAGTGTCACCAGTGA
- a CDS encoding fumarylacetoacetate hydrolase family protein, with protein sequence MKLATFSHHGSTRVGAVVGDEVVDLGHIAQQMPTFLAIGSDALAAARAAIDAAQPRLRLADVHLRAPVLHPPKFLAIGLNYADHVAESGQEPPHLPLFFNKQSTCVTGPYDPIHLPRVSPLLDYEGELGFVIARRCRHVPRGRAHEVIAGYLVVDDVTVRDWQLRVPTWTLGKSFDTHGPIGPWIVTPDEIGDPHALELRTWINGELRQHSNTKQLIFDCFTQVEHLSTAFTLEPGDIISTGTPSGVGGAMQPPRFLVAGDVVRIEIERIGHIENRVIAEPADTARM encoded by the coding sequence ATGAAGCTCGCGACGTTTAGTCATCACGGATCAACCCGCGTCGGCGCCGTTGTCGGCGATGAAGTCGTCGACCTCGGCCACATCGCGCAGCAGATGCCGACCTTCCTCGCCATCGGCAGCGATGCGCTGGCCGCCGCTCGGGCGGCGATCGACGCAGCCCAGCCGCGGCTGCGTTTGGCCGATGTGCACTTGCGCGCGCCCGTCCTCCACCCGCCCAAGTTTCTCGCCATTGGTCTCAACTACGCCGATCACGTCGCCGAGTCCGGACAGGAGCCGCCGCACTTGCCGCTGTTCTTCAACAAGCAATCGACCTGCGTGACCGGCCCCTACGATCCGATTCATTTGCCACGCGTATCGCCGCTGCTCGACTATGAAGGCGAGTTGGGATTCGTGATCGCTCGCCGCTGCCGCCACGTGCCACGCGGGCGCGCACACGAAGTCATCGCTGGCTACCTCGTCGTCGACGACGTCACCGTTCGCGATTGGCAACTGCGGGTGCCGACGTGGACGCTCGGCAAATCGTTCGACACCCACGGCCCGATCGGTCCATGGATCGTCACCCCCGACGAGATCGGCGACCCGCACGCACTCGAGTTGCGTACCTGGATCAACGGCGAGTTGCGCCAGCATTCGAACACGAAACAGTTGATTTTTGATTGCTTCACGCAGGTTGAACATCTCTCGACCGCGTTCACACTCGAACCGGGTGACATCATCAGCACCGGCACGCCGTCGGGCGTCGGTGGCGCGATGCAGCCGCCGCGCTTCCTGGTCGCCGGCGACGTCGTGCGCATCGAAATCGAACGCATCGGCCATATCGAGAACCGCGTCATTGCCGAACCAGCCGACACAGCACGCATGTGA
- the thrC gene encoding threonine synthase: protein MKYKCWFQCINPECAKSYDIFEIIYRCRACGELLEVTHDIDRLKRTNGDGWKKVFDKRVRSTQWPFGSGVWNRKELVLPSLSDEHIVSMYEGNSNLFWAERFGRQIGLEDLWVKQCGNSHTGSFKDLGMTVLVSVVNEMRAKGINIPAVACASTGDTSAALAAYCAAAGIAAVVLLPRNKVSLAQLVQPIANGALVLSLDTDFDGCMAMVQKITESENIYLANSMNSLRIEGQKTIGMEIVQQFDWEVPDTIIIPGGNLGNVSALGKGLLMMEQLGMITKRPRIVVAQAARANPLYLSYLNGFRDFHPMQAQKTLASAIQIGNPISFKKAVRILQEFNGIVEQATEEELSDACALADRTGMFNCPHTGVALAALLRLRQRKVIGSHERVVVISTAHGLKFTEFKAGYHQKTLEDVRGRYANAPIELPNDLDAVRRALFERIERMQADDRALPEIGA from the coding sequence ATGAAATACAAGTGCTGGTTCCAGTGCATCAACCCGGAGTGCGCCAAGAGCTACGACATCTTCGAGATCATCTACCGCTGCCGTGCCTGCGGCGAATTACTCGAAGTCACGCACGACATCGATCGCCTCAAGCGTACCAACGGAGACGGGTGGAAGAAGGTGTTCGATAAGCGCGTCCGCTCGACCCAGTGGCCGTTCGGCTCCGGGGTGTGGAACCGCAAAGAATTGGTGTTGCCGTCGCTGTCCGACGAGCACATCGTCAGCATGTACGAGGGCAACAGCAACCTGTTCTGGGCCGAACGGTTTGGGCGACAGATCGGTCTCGAAGATTTGTGGGTGAAGCAGTGCGGCAACTCGCACACGGGATCGTTCAAAGATCTCGGCATGACCGTGTTGGTCAGCGTCGTCAACGAGATGCGCGCGAAGGGCATCAACATCCCAGCGGTCGCGTGCGCGAGCACGGGCGACACCTCGGCGGCGTTGGCCGCCTATTGCGCGGCGGCCGGGATCGCGGCGGTCGTATTGCTGCCGCGCAACAAAGTCTCGCTGGCGCAACTGGTGCAGCCGATCGCCAACGGCGCGTTGGTGCTGTCGCTCGACACCGACTTCGACGGGTGCATGGCGATGGTGCAGAAGATTACCGAGAGTGAGAACATCTATCTCGCCAACTCGATGAACTCGCTGCGCATCGAAGGGCAGAAGACGATCGGCATGGAGATCGTCCAGCAGTTCGATTGGGAAGTGCCCGACACCATCATCATCCCCGGCGGCAATCTCGGCAACGTCAGCGCGCTCGGCAAAGGTCTCTTGATGATGGAGCAACTCGGCATGATCACCAAGCGACCGCGCATTGTCGTCGCGCAAGCAGCTCGCGCCAACCCGCTCTACCTCAGCTACCTGAACGGCTTCCGCGACTTTCACCCGATGCAAGCGCAGAAGACGCTGGCCAGCGCGATCCAGATCGGCAACCCGATCAGCTTCAAGAAGGCGGTGCGGATACTGCAGGAGTTCAACGGCATCGTCGAGCAAGCCACCGAGGAGGAATTGTCGGACGCGTGCGCGCTCGCCGACCGCACCGGCATGTTCAACTGCCCGCACACCGGTGTCGCGTTGGCGGCGCTGTTGCGCCTGCGTCAGCGTAAGGTGATCGGATCGCACGAGCGTGTGGTCGTGATTTCGACCGCGCACGGCCTGAAGTTCACCGAGTTCAAAGCCGGCTATCATCAGAAGACTTTGGAGGACGTGCGTGGCCGATACGCCAACGCGCCGATCGAGTTACCCAACGACCTCGACGCCGTTCGTCGCGCCCTGTTCGAGCGCATCGAGCGTATGCAAGCCGACGACCGCGCGCTGCCGGAGATCGGCGCGTAG
- a CDS encoding TetR/AcrR family transcriptional regulator has product MIAQAALSVASTRQDRRKLRTRARLIAAAHHVFSRKGVDTATINDITEAADVGFGTFYNYFDSKDAILAAASAEAIEAHGSALDKLTAAIDDAAEVMAVSIRHTVRMVDHDPMWAWFAVHATLFHEQMEAGLGRRVLRDIRRGMKRGRFPAGGASLLCYAIGGAVWATLRGKLTGTLGADADEELAAGILRMLGIPAAEARKIAARPLPPVTVRPHITHEVHA; this is encoded by the coding sequence ATGATCGCTCAAGCAGCTCTCAGCGTCGCGTCAACGCGCCAAGACCGGCGCAAGCTGCGGACGCGCGCTCGGCTGATCGCTGCCGCCCACCATGTGTTCAGCCGCAAGGGCGTCGACACCGCGACCATCAACGATATCACTGAGGCCGCCGACGTTGGCTTTGGCACCTTCTACAATTATTTCGACTCGAAGGACGCGATTCTTGCCGCAGCGTCGGCCGAGGCAATTGAAGCGCACGGCAGTGCGCTCGACAAGCTCACGGCCGCGATCGATGACGCCGCCGAGGTCATGGCCGTATCGATCCGCCACACGGTGCGCATGGTCGACCATGATCCGATGTGGGCGTGGTTCGCCGTGCATGCAACCCTGTTCCACGAGCAGATGGAAGCCGGGCTTGGTCGCCGAGTGCTACGCGACATCAGGCGCGGTATGAAGCGCGGGCGTTTTCCTGCCGGTGGCGCATCGCTCCTCTGCTATGCGATCGGCGGCGCGGTGTGGGCTACGCTGCGCGGCAAGCTCACCGGCACCCTCGGCGCCGACGCGGACGAGGAACTCGCCGCCGGCATCCTGCGCATGCTCGGCATTCCCGCCGCCGAGGCGCGCAAGATCGCGGCGCGCCCGCTCCCGCCCGTGACAGTCCGGCCGCACATCACTCATGAGGTACATGCATGA
- a CDS encoding nitrite/sulfite reductase — MTPTDTEFRAGLAAHGARVDRYRQQGLTDDQFRPIRLSYGLYYQLDHTSHMQRIKLPGGLMTAAQADCLADLTDEYARGVAHITTRQDIQLHWLDLGIIMDMYERLHAVGITTRGACADSVRNVTGCIHAGTWPNEPFDVTPYLLAVHDYFLFHPLNLTQPRKFKVAFSSCDGDCAQGPINDLAFFAHMRDGQPGFSVYAGGGLAAQPYLAQKIWDFVPVEETLLAAETVVRFQHRYGERKNRHKARLKYVFKKWGVPKVLEELQRMRAQVEAELGARLRTELQEAVAAAKQPEPVNPPAPLPTSSDATFSHWLRTNTYAQRQQGYFGCTVQLPLGDLTAGQLRALAALARDHGNGVTRATNDQNIMIPWVPGNRVAAVYQRLQALDLAAADSLHITDVTSCPGADYCSLAMSRSMGVAANIQQHLQATNGEVEKLGVFRIKISGCPNSCGQHHIGDVGLTGMTLKGDDGNEYPHYSILVGGSVGEGSAAIGHRVNGRFPESEAPKVIAALAAFYQRSRTRGERFPDFVQRVGMPQINEVARGAAAVVH; from the coding sequence ATGACACCAACCGATACCGAATTCCGCGCCGGCTTGGCGGCCCACGGCGCACGGGTTGACCGCTATCGCCAGCAAGGGCTCACCGACGATCAGTTTCGGCCCATCCGCTTGAGTTACGGCCTGTACTATCAGCTCGATCACACCAGCCACATGCAGCGCATCAAATTGCCCGGCGGCCTGATGACTGCCGCGCAAGCCGACTGCTTGGCCGACCTCACCGACGAGTACGCGCGCGGCGTCGCCCACATCACCACGCGACAAGACATCCAACTGCACTGGCTCGACCTCGGCATCATCATGGACATGTACGAGCGTCTGCACGCAGTCGGCATCACCACGCGAGGTGCCTGCGCCGACAGCGTCCGCAATGTTACCGGCTGCATTCACGCCGGCACGTGGCCGAACGAGCCGTTCGACGTCACGCCGTATCTGCTCGCGGTACACGACTACTTCCTGTTTCATCCGCTGAATCTGACGCAGCCGCGGAAATTCAAGGTCGCCTTCTCCAGTTGCGACGGCGATTGCGCGCAGGGCCCGATCAACGACCTCGCTTTCTTCGCGCACATGCGCGACGGGCAGCCGGGCTTCTCGGTCTATGCCGGCGGTGGTCTGGCGGCGCAGCCGTACTTGGCGCAGAAGATTTGGGATTTCGTGCCGGTGGAAGAAACATTATTGGCGGCCGAAACGGTCGTGCGTTTTCAACATCGCTACGGCGAACGCAAGAATCGCCACAAGGCGCGGTTGAAATACGTTTTCAAGAAGTGGGGTGTGCCGAAGGTCCTCGAAGAACTGCAGCGCATGCGCGCGCAAGTCGAAGCAGAACTCGGCGCGCGCCTGCGTACGGAGTTGCAAGAAGCGGTCGCCGCCGCGAAGCAACCTGAACCGGTGAATCCGCCGGCGCCGCTGCCGACGTCAAGCGATGCCACCTTCAGTCATTGGCTGCGCACCAACACCTACGCGCAGCGCCAGCAGGGTTACTTCGGCTGCACGGTGCAATTGCCGCTCGGCGATTTGACCGCGGGGCAACTGCGCGCCCTCGCCGCACTCGCACGCGATCACGGTAACGGCGTCACGCGTGCCACCAACGATCAGAACATCATGATCCCGTGGGTACCGGGCAATCGCGTCGCGGCGGTGTATCAACGACTGCAGGCGCTCGATCTCGCGGCGGCCGACTCGTTGCACATCACCGACGTCACCTCCTGCCCGGGCGCCGACTACTGCAGCTTGGCGATGAGTCGTTCGATGGGTGTCGCCGCCAACATCCAACAGCATCTGCAGGCGACCAACGGCGAGGTCGAGAAGCTCGGTGTCTTCCGCATCAAGATCAGCGGCTGCCCCAATTCGTGCGGGCAACATCACATTGGCGACGTCGGCCTCACCGGCATGACGCTCAAGGGTGACGACGGCAACGAGTATCCGCACTACTCGATCTTAGTCGGCGGCAGCGTCGGCGAAGGCAGTGCCGCAATCGGGCATCGCGTGAACGGACGCTTCCCGGAATCCGAAGCACCCAAAGTCATCGCTGCGCTGGCGGCGTTCTACCAGCGCAGCCGCACCCGCGGCGAACGCTTCCCCGATTTCGTGCAACGGGTCGGCATGCCCCAGATCAACGAGGTGGCGCGCGGCGCCGCCGCCGTGGTCCATTGA
- a CDS encoding C39 family peptidase produces MTRRITGVTALLVVFATAACVAHRAPPSASAHLIAGVPFFPQDPHQCGPAALAALVSFVGQPTGPEAIAHEIYQPTIEGTSTAAMLAYGARHHLPIEARCGTLADLHREIDAGRPIVALLSQGMLIRSYHFVVVTGYDPAGGALYGYSGRDADAQWTAEDFLKRWDRADNWALVWVGGEHAVARPAPYHGTGEQHQTGADEGK; encoded by the coding sequence GTGACCCGGCGCATCACTGGCGTGACTGCGCTGCTCGTAGTGTTCGCGACTGCTGCCTGCGTCGCGCACCGCGCGCCGCCGTCGGCGAGCGCGCATCTGATCGCGGGGGTTCCCTTCTTTCCGCAAGATCCGCATCAGTGCGGCCCGGCGGCGCTCGCCGCGCTGGTGAGCTTCGTCGGCCAGCCCACGGGCCCCGAAGCAATCGCGCACGAAATCTACCAGCCAACTATCGAGGGTACCTCGACCGCCGCCATGCTCGCCTACGGCGCGCGCCATCACCTGCCGATCGAGGCGCGGTGCGGCACACTCGCCGACCTACATCGCGAGATCGACGCGGGACGTCCGATCGTCGCACTACTCAGTCAGGGCATGCTGATTCGCAGTTACCACTTCGTCGTCGTCACCGGGTACGACCCGGCCGGTGGCGCGCTCTACGGCTACTCCGGCCGCGATGCGGATGCGCAATGGACGGCGGAGGATTTCTTGAAGCGTTGGGACCGCGCGGACAATTGGGCGCTAGTGTGGGTCGGGGGCGAGCACGCCGTCGCGCGGCCGGCGCCATACCACGGCACAGGCGAACAACACCAAACCGGCGCCGACGAAGGCAAATAG
- a CDS encoding glutathione S-transferase family protein, producing MSDRIVLYDTQGSPCARRVRIVLLEKGLEWETRIVDLTKMEQKRPEYLALNPNGVVPTLVHGDRVIYESNVITEYLDEVFPVPGVYPRNPWQRAQAKMWQAFELAMAKEFRPLMYLRVIGPYDRLRPKEEVMAEVRRSTSDTAHIDWVSRVYDGSAVSEDEAALLSAQLYQRLDHLERALSDREFLVGDQFSIADLSVYPRVAMYPLVQLPIESEGYPNLIRWMAQISERPSFRRSESVRPA from the coding sequence GTGAGCGATCGCATCGTCCTGTACGACACGCAAGGTTCACCGTGCGCGCGCCGCGTGCGCATCGTGTTGCTGGAGAAGGGCCTCGAGTGGGAGACGCGCATCGTCGACCTCACCAAGATGGAGCAGAAGCGCCCCGAGTATCTCGCGCTCAATCCCAACGGTGTGGTGCCGACGCTCGTGCATGGCGACCGCGTCATCTACGAATCGAACGTCATCACCGAGTACCTCGATGAGGTCTTCCCCGTGCCGGGCGTGTACCCGAGGAACCCGTGGCAGCGGGCGCAAGCGAAAATGTGGCAAGCGTTCGAGCTAGCGATGGCGAAGGAATTCCGTCCGTTGATGTACCTGCGCGTGATCGGCCCCTACGATCGCTTGCGACCGAAGGAGGAGGTGATGGCCGAGGTACGGCGCTCGACCAGCGACACGGCGCACATCGATTGGGTCAGCCGGGTTTACGACGGATCCGCGGTCAGTGAAGACGAAGCGGCATTGCTTTCCGCGCAGCTTTACCAACGCCTCGATCACCTCGAACGCGCGCTCAGCGACCGCGAGTTTCTCGTCGGCGACCAGTTCAGCATCGCCGATCTGTCCGTGTATCCGCGCGTCGCGATGTACCCGTTGGTGCAACTCCCGATCGAATCGGAAGGCTATCCGAATCTGATCCGCTGGATGGCGCAGATCAGCGAGCGGCCATCATTCCGGCGTAGCGAGTCGGTGCGGCCGGCTTGA
- a CDS encoding serine/threonine protein phosphatase — protein MAERTFVVGDLHGCLDELNALLDGLHLTATDALIFLGDYIDRGPASRGVVDRLIALRTEGPRCVFLKGNHEDMFLAYMGLGGHYPDAFLVNGGKATLRSYGFEGCSGEQVVARLSPAHREFMLGLQNYVTAGEFLCVHAGIHPLRALAEQLDEDLFWIRDEFIRNRHRLPYIVLFGHTPQREVFMDLPYKIGLDTGLVYANKLSCLELGAGELIQIRRGDWTLRRTNLAPAIAAALNARGR, from the coding sequence ATGGCGGAGCGCACCTTCGTGGTCGGCGATCTGCATGGCTGCCTCGACGAACTCAATGCGTTGCTTGACGGGTTGCACCTCACCGCAACCGACGCGCTGATTTTCCTCGGCGACTACATCGACCGCGGCCCGGCGTCGCGGGGCGTCGTCGATCGGCTCATTGCTTTGCGCACCGAGGGACCACGCTGCGTCTTCCTCAAGGGCAATCACGAAGACATGTTCCTCGCCTATATGGGCCTGGGCGGACACTACCCCGACGCGTTCTTGGTCAATGGCGGTAAGGCCACGCTGCGCAGCTACGGGTTCGAGGGCTGCTCCGGAGAGCAAGTTGTCGCGCGATTGTCCCCCGCACATCGGGAGTTCATGCTCGGCCTGCAGAACTACGTGACGGCCGGCGAGTTCCTGTGCGTTCATGCCGGCATCCATCCGCTGCGGGCGTTGGCTGAGCAACTCGACGAGGATCTCTTCTGGATTCGCGACGAGTTCATCCGCAACCGGCATCGGTTGCCGTACATCGTGCTATTCGGCCACACGCCGCAGCGCGAGGTCTTCATGGATCTGCCGTACAAGATCGGCTTGGACACCGGCTTGGTGTACGCGAACAAACTCAGTTGTCTCGAACTTGGCGCCGGCGAGCTGATCCAGATTCGGCGCGGCGATTGGACGCTGCGCCGGACGAACCTTGCGCCTGCGATCGCCGCAGCGTTGAACGCTAGAGGACGGTAA
- a CDS encoding cytochrome P450 — protein sequence MTDQVDAQSAAQHAPMEFEGSELDFWQDPHTALRVAREHHPLAWLRGFSAWLVLRYGDVEALLGDRRLTSDYGGLADGALGRVFSGFLANQQGATHARLRRLVITAFTPRRIEEARPAIRDITQRLLRSLPYGEVVDFQRTVADELTVHVICRILGIPDEDISQFSAWTTQLTSGSASPVPSDEAQQAAANLHEYIGALAARCRSAPRNSLLDALIAAEADGQRLTSNELANVVMSLLIGGHDSVRSFLTIATWVVLRHPDVFDRLRADASGVGDVVEEVLRFESPLMGVPRVATEALRIGDVEISAGSRVLLQIISANRDPRRFLDPDRFDPSRDASAQLAFGRGMHFCVGAALARIEAQELLLELASRNPPLTLVDAPRWVPFSPSRRLEALSVRTR from the coding sequence ATGACTGACCAGGTTGATGCCCAAAGCGCAGCCCAACACGCGCCGATGGAGTTCGAAGGCAGCGAGCTGGATTTCTGGCAGGATCCGCACACGGCGTTGCGTGTGGCGCGCGAGCACCATCCGCTGGCGTGGCTGCGTGGATTCTCGGCGTGGCTGGTTTTGCGCTACGGCGATGTTGAAGCGTTGCTCGGCGACCGGCGGCTGACCAGCGATTACGGCGGTCTCGCCGATGGCGCGCTTGGGCGCGTGTTCAGCGGCTTCCTCGCCAATCAGCAGGGCGCCACGCACGCCCGCTTGCGGCGTCTGGTGATCACCGCCTTCACGCCGCGGCGCATCGAAGAAGCGCGCCCGGCGATTCGTGACATTACGCAGCGGTTGCTCCGGTCCTTACCGTACGGCGAAGTCGTCGACTTTCAACGCACGGTCGCCGATGAACTAACGGTGCACGTGATCTGTCGCATCCTCGGAATTCCGGACGAGGACATCTCGCAGTTCTCCGCTTGGACCACACAGCTAACGAGCGGTTCCGCGTCGCCCGTGCCGTCGGACGAGGCGCAGCAGGCGGCAGCCAATCTGCACGAATACATCGGGGCGCTCGCCGCTCGTTGCCGATCTGCGCCACGCAACTCGCTCTTGGATGCGCTCATCGCTGCCGAGGCAGATGGACAGCGACTCACCTCCAACGAACTGGCGAACGTGGTCATGAGTCTGCTCATCGGCGGTCACGACTCGGTGCGCAGCTTCCTCACCATCGCGACCTGGGTCGTGCTCCGCCACCCCGATGTCTTCGACCGGTTGCGCGCGGATGCGAGCGGCGTCGGTGATGTTGTCGAAGAGGTGCTGCGGTTCGAGTCGCCACTCATGGGTGTACCGCGGGTTGCCACCGAAGCGTTGCGTATCGGCGACGTCGAGATTTCAGCGGGGAGTCGTGTGCTCCTGCAGATTATCTCGGCGAACCGCGATCCACGGCGCTTTCTCGACCCCGATCGGTTCGACCCGAGCCGGGATGCGAGCGCTCAGCTCGCGTTCGGTCGCGGCATGCATTTCTGCGTCGGCGCCGCCCTCGCCCGAATCGAAGCGCAGGAGTTGTTGCTCGAATTGGCATCGAGAAATCCTCCTCTCACGCTCGTCGACGCGCCGCGCTGGGTGCCGTTTTCACCATCGCGACGGCTCGAAGCGCTGAGCGTACGGACGCGGTGA
- the meaB gene encoding methylmalonyl Co-A mutase-associated GTPase MeaB, translating to MLAGDKVALAKLMTLVENRRADTALVMSMIHDRCGHAYTIGITGPPGAGKSTLVDRIVRELRSAGQRVGILAVDPSSPFSGGSVLGDRIRMQSHFLDDGVFIRSLSSRGSHGGVARPTRDVARLFDAFGMDFILIETVGVGQTELDVMRLADTTVVVLVPEAGDTVQAMKAGLLEIADIFVVNKADRDGAMKMQSELEMMLQLRPTTEWTVPVLLTQGTSGDGVPELTAQITRHREFLAHSGHGAARALAGRQEEFVAVFREEIARRIEGALDNGRFSDLLLKVKRGEIDPYRAALELIGNEDVLRALLRPKEDCE from the coding sequence ATGCTGGCTGGCGACAAGGTCGCCTTGGCGAAGTTGATGACGCTGGTCGAAAACCGGCGGGCCGACACCGCGTTGGTCATGAGCATGATCCACGATCGATGCGGCCACGCGTACACGATTGGTATCACCGGCCCGCCCGGTGCCGGCAAATCGACGCTGGTCGACCGCATCGTGCGCGAGCTTCGCTCCGCGGGTCAGCGCGTCGGCATTCTCGCCGTCGATCCGTCGAGTCCGTTCTCCGGCGGTTCGGTGCTGGGCGACCGCATCCGCATGCAAAGTCACTTTCTGGATGACGGCGTCTTCATCCGCAGTCTGAGTAGCCGCGGCAGTCACGGCGGCGTGGCGCGGCCGACGCGCGATGTCGCGCGTTTGTTCGACGCCTTCGGCATGGACTTCATCTTGATCGAAACCGTCGGCGTCGGACAGACCGAGCTCGACGTCATGCGGCTGGCCGACACCACCGTGGTGGTGCTCGTCCCCGAAGCCGGCGACACGGTCCAGGCGATGAAGGCCGGGTTGTTGGAGATCGCCGACATCTTTGTCGTCAACAAAGCCGATCGCGACGGCGCGATGAAGATGCAGAGCGAACTCGAGATGATGCTACAGTTGCGGCCCACAACCGAGTGGACTGTGCCAGTGCTGCTGACACAAGGCACCAGCGGTGACGGCGTCCCCGAATTAACCGCGCAGATCACGCGCCACCGTGAGTTTCTGGCGCACTCCGGACACGGGGCTGCGCGGGCCCTCGCCGGACGGCAGGAGGAATTCGTCGCCGTATTTCGCGAGGAGATCGCCCGCCGGATCGAGGGCGCGCTCGACAACGGCCGCTTCAGCGACCTGCTGCTGAAGGTCAAGCGCGGCGAGATCGATCCCTACCGCGCCGCGCTCGAACTGATCGGCAACGAAGACGTGTTGCGCGCTCTGCTCCGGCCGAAAGAAGACTGCGAGTAA